The proteins below come from a single bacterium genomic window:
- a CDS encoding type II toxin-antitoxin system HicB family antitoxin, whose translation MKLSVIVHRAEEGGYWAEVPAIPGCATQGDSFEELLSNIYEAVEGCLSVAMDNGAVPDGGRIIEIAV comes from the coding sequence ATGAAACTGTCGGTTATCGTCCATCGAGCTGAAGAGGGTGGATACTGGGCAGAAGTGCCGGCCATACCAGGATGCGCCACCCAGGGGGACTCCTTCGAAGAGTTGCTATCCAACATCTACGAAGCGGTCGAAGGCTGCCTCTCGGTGGCGATGGACAACGGTGCAGTTCCGGACGGGGGCAGGATTATCGAAATAGCCGTATGA